From a region of the Castanea sativa cultivar Marrone di Chiusa Pesio chromosome 10, ASM4071231v1 genome:
- the LOC142613695 gene encoding 14 kDa proline-rich protein DC2.15-like, which translates to MASKALASTALLLSLNLLFFTMVSSTYVPCPPPPSKGHKHQTPPKSPPSTKPTCPKDALKLGVCANLLNDLIHLVVGTPPKTPCCSLIGGLVDLEAAVCLCTAIKANVLGINLNVPLSLSLLLNYCGKKVPSGFQCA; encoded by the coding sequence ATGGCTTCTAAGGCTCTGGCTTCCACTGCCCTCCTCCTCTCCCTCAACCTCCTTTTCTTCACCATGGTCAGCTCTACTTATGTCCCTTGCCCACCACCCCCATCAAAGGGTCATAAACACCAAACCCCGCCAAAGAGCCCACCATCAACTAAGCCCACCTGTCCCAAGGACGCCCTTAAGTTGGGTGTGTGTGCTAACTTGTTGAATGACTTGATACACCTTGTTGTTGGTACTCCTCCTAAGACCCCTTGCTGCAGCCTCATTGGGGGTCTTGTTGATCTTGAAGCCGCTGTTTGCCTTTGCACCGCCATCAAAGCTAATGTCTTGGGGATCAACCTAAACGTTCCGTTGTCATTGAGCTTGCTGCTAAACTACTGTGGAAAGAAGGTCCCCTCTGGCTTCCAGTGCGCATAA